The proteins below are encoded in one region of Bacteroides uniformis:
- a CDS encoding lipopolysaccharide biosynthesis protein, with protein MSDTSLKEKTAKGLFWGGFSNGIQQLLNLGFGIVLARLLDASDYGMVGMLTIFSAIAAALQEGGFISALTNRKETLHKDYNAVFWFSLMCSTTIYILLFFAAPLIADFYDTPELIPLSRLSFLGFVISSMSIAPRAYLFKNLRIKDTTVISISSLIVSGIMGITLAANGFAYWGIALQSISFITVMTVLNFYFSRWRPRFRFDFTPIKEMIGFSSKIIITNIFTIINNNLFSVLLGKFYSEREVGNFTQANKWNGMGHTTITGMINGIAQPVFTRVADDKARQLAVFRKLLRFTAFISFPAMLGLSLVSKELIIITITEKWLPSADILQLLCIWGAFIPVINLFSNLLISRGHSSIYMWSTISLSLLQIVAVCAIYPYGLEWMLRIFVIINIGWLFVWFRFVKREIGLRLRDMLKDISPYLSLSIVLVVSTHYATQPIENLYLNMAAKIIMVAGLYALVLWKLQSTIFRESIEFLLKKKRA; from the coding sequence ATGTCCGATACATCACTCAAAGAAAAAACAGCCAAAGGCCTCTTCTGGGGAGGATTCAGCAACGGCATACAGCAGTTGTTAAATCTGGGATTCGGAATAGTCCTTGCCCGTCTGCTGGATGCTTCGGATTATGGTATGGTAGGGATGCTTACCATCTTCTCCGCCATTGCCGCCGCCTTGCAGGAGGGTGGGTTCATTTCGGCACTGACCAACCGGAAGGAGACTTTGCACAAGGATTACAACGCCGTGTTCTGGTTCAGCCTGATGTGCAGCACTACTATATATATATTACTCTTCTTTGCCGCACCGCTGATTGCCGACTTCTACGATACGCCCGAGCTGATACCGCTGTCCCGTCTCTCCTTCTTGGGATTCGTCATTTCCAGCATGAGCATTGCACCGAGGGCATATCTATTCAAGAACCTCAGAATCAAGGACACTACCGTCATTTCTATTTCAAGTCTGATAGTCTCCGGCATTATGGGCATCACATTGGCGGCAAACGGATTCGCCTATTGGGGAATTGCACTGCAAAGCATCTCTTTCATCACCGTAATGACGGTTCTCAATTTCTACTTCTCGCGTTGGAGACCCCGCTTCCGGTTCGACTTTACACCTATCAAGGAGATGATAGGGTTCAGCAGTAAGATAATCATTACGAATATCTTCACCATAATCAATAACAATTTGTTTTCCGTCTTGTTGGGTAAGTTCTATTCGGAACGGGAAGTGGGTAACTTTACGCAGGCAAACAAGTGGAACGGCATGGGACATACCACGATTACGGGCATGATAAACGGCATTGCACAACCCGTCTTTACCCGGGTTGCCGACGACAAGGCACGGCAACTTGCCGTATTCAGAAAGCTGCTACGCTTCACCGCCTTTATCTCTTTCCCCGCCATGCTGGGATTGAGCTTGGTATCGAAAGAACTGATTATAATCACTATCACGGAGAAGTGGCTGCCCAGTGCCGATATCTTGCAACTGTTATGTATTTGGGGAGCATTTATTCCCGTCATCAATCTGTTCTCCAACCTGCTCATCAGCCGGGGACATTCTTCTATCTATATGTGGAGCACCATCAGCTTGAGCCTGCTGCAAATAGTAGCTGTATGTGCCATATACCCATACGGGTTGGAATGGATGCTGCGTATTTTCGTCATTATCAATATCGGCTGGCTGTTTGTATGGTTCCGTTTTGTCAAGAGGGAGATAGGATTAAGACTGCGCGATATGCTGAAAGACATCTCTCCTTATCTCTCCCTATCCATTGTACTCGTAGTGTCAACTCACTATGCTACTCAGCCCATAGAAAACCTATACTTAAATATGGCAGCCAAAATCATTATGGTAGCTGGGCTTTATGCACTGGTTTTGTGGAAACTACAATCTACCATCTTCCGGGAAAGCATTGAATTCCTCTTAAAGAAAAAAAGAGCATGA
- a CDS encoding LicD family protein, which yields MKNQYLSDYVADNLRACQLKQLSILKEVDRICRKHKLSYWLDGGTLLGAMRHGGFIPWDDDIDIGMTLEDMQAFMKVAPSELPDTLFLQTPESDPTSKEPIVKIRDLNSIYIEAGDTFSVEYQKGLYVDIFPFIDYPTVPRPWAKKLCKGISVSYSILHAQHYYSLRSFAEFFYFGMKYALFKGIWAMLCLVRPKGTYLSNILINNGYGIMHRKDSVFPLSTITFEGKDFPAPGNVDAYLKDLYKNYMDIPPKEKQIVHACYIHPELKPLP from the coding sequence ATGAAGAACCAATACCTATCGGACTACGTTGCCGACAACCTACGCGCCTGCCAACTGAAGCAACTTTCCATACTGAAAGAGGTGGACCGCATCTGCCGGAAACACAAGTTAAGCTACTGGCTTGACGGAGGCACACTGTTGGGAGCCATGCGTCATGGAGGATTCATCCCCTGGGATGATGACATAGACATCGGCATGACACTGGAAGACATGCAAGCATTCATGAAGGTAGCCCCCTCCGAACTACCCGACACACTGTTCCTGCAAACCCCGGAAAGTGACCCTACCAGCAAAGAGCCCATCGTCAAGATAAGGGATTTAAACTCAATCTATATTGAAGCAGGAGATACCTTCAGCGTAGAGTATCAGAAAGGACTATACGTAGATATATTCCCTTTCATCGACTACCCCACCGTGCCCCGCCCATGGGCAAAGAAGCTGTGCAAAGGCATCTCCGTCAGTTACTCCATCCTACACGCGCAACACTACTACTCGCTGCGCTCCTTTGCAGAATTCTTCTACTTCGGCATGAAGTATGCGCTTTTCAAAGGGATATGGGCAATGCTCTGCCTGGTACGCCCCAAAGGGACCTATCTTTCGAATATACTCATCAATAACGGATACGGCATCATGCACCGTAAAGATTCCGTCTTTCCGCTCTCCACCATCACTTTCGAAGGAAAAGATTTCCCGGCACCGGGCAATGTGGACGCCTATCTGAAAGATTTATATAAAAACTACATGGACATTCCTCCCAAAGAGAAGCAGATAGTCCATGCCTGCTATATTCACCCGGAACTAAAACCATTGCCATGA
- a CDS encoding SIR2 family NAD-dependent protein deacylase, whose protein sequence is MKNLVILSGAGMSAESGISTFRDAGGLWDKYPVEQVATPEGYARNPELVINFYNERRKQLLDVVPNAGHLGVADLERDFNVTVVTQNVDNLHERAGSTHVIHLHGELTKVCSSRDPYNPHFVKELAPEEYEVKLGDKAGDGTQLRPFIVWFGESVPEIETAIRYVEQADIFVIIGTSLNVYPAAGLLNYVPRAAEVYLIDPKPVDTHVMRPIHVIQKGASEGVKELKALLTATQPPLP, encoded by the coding sequence ATGAAGAACTTGGTCATATTGTCGGGTGCTGGTATGAGCGCCGAGAGCGGCATCAGCACATTCCGTGATGCGGGCGGATTATGGGACAAATATCCGGTGGAGCAGGTGGCGACTCCCGAGGGGTATGCACGTAATCCGGAACTGGTCATTAATTTCTATAACGAACGTCGCAAGCAGTTGCTCGATGTGGTGCCGAATGCCGGGCATCTGGGCGTTGCCGACCTGGAGAGGGATTTCAATGTAACGGTCGTCACCCAGAACGTAGATAATCTGCACGAGCGTGCCGGCAGTACGCACGTGATACACTTGCATGGGGAACTGACGAAGGTTTGTTCCAGCCGCGACCCTTATAATCCGCATTTCGTCAAGGAACTGGCGCCGGAGGAATATGAAGTAAAGTTGGGCGACAAGGCGGGCGACGGTACGCAGCTCCGCCCGTTCATCGTGTGGTTTGGCGAGTCGGTGCCGGAGATTGAGACTGCCATCCGGTATGTGGAGCAGGCGGACATCTTCGTCATCATCGGCACCAGCCTGAACGTTTATCCCGCTGCGGGACTGCTGAACTACGTGCCCCGTGCCGCCGAAGTGTATCTGATAGACCCCAAGCCGGTGGACACGCACGTCATGCGTCCGATACATGTCATTCAAAAGGGAGCTTCGGAAGGGGTAAAAGAGTTGAAGGCGCTGCTTACAGCTACCCAGCCTCCTTTGCCTTAG
- a CDS encoding beta-1,6-N-acetylglucosaminyltransferase — MSRIAYIISAYKDAPHLARLVAALDDRADFYVHIDLNADIHPFEEALGDKVTFVPRHRISWGGWEQVEYQKELLAAVLHSGIPYTRVVCLSGQDYPLWNNNAIHHYFEEHQDTEFIGGFNLTHCTVKQQLHKITHYHPFRDLPWKSIWWKNKLIVASRKLVQILPIRKAPFAPLEGKQADVYFGSDYWAITLPCARYVYEKLCTEEKLVKYFRTSFVPSELCIQTIVFNSPFASKGLLLEGEYPGLTRLTPLHYIDYGASIRVMTLEDLPVLRQSGKMFCRKIVSGTSDRLMEAIEQTRRE, encoded by the coding sequence ATGAGCCGCATAGCCTACATCATATCCGCCTACAAGGATGCCCCACACTTGGCACGCCTGGTTGCCGCACTGGATGACCGGGCAGACTTCTACGTGCACATCGACCTCAATGCCGATATACACCCTTTTGAAGAAGCCTTGGGAGACAAGGTCACTTTCGTGCCCCGCCACCGGATAAGCTGGGGAGGATGGGAACAAGTGGAATATCAGAAAGAATTGCTTGCCGCCGTATTGCACAGCGGTATCCCCTATACCCGCGTAGTATGCCTGAGCGGGCAAGACTATCCGTTATGGAACAACAACGCCATCCACCACTATTTCGAGGAGCATCAAGACACTGAATTCATCGGCGGTTTCAACCTGACACACTGCACCGTGAAACAGCAGTTGCACAAGATAACCCATTACCACCCTTTCCGTGACCTGCCTTGGAAGAGTATATGGTGGAAGAACAAACTCATCGTAGCATCGCGCAAGCTGGTACAGATACTCCCCATCCGGAAAGCCCCTTTTGCACCCTTGGAGGGCAAGCAGGCAGATGTCTATTTCGGTTCCGACTATTGGGCCATCACGTTGCCCTGCGCACGATATGTATATGAAAAGTTGTGCACGGAGGAGAAGCTGGTGAAGTATTTCAGAACCAGCTTTGTACCCAGCGAGCTGTGCATACAGACCATCGTATTCAACTCCCCTTTTGCCTCAAAAGGGCTTCTTTTAGAGGGGGAATACCCCGGACTTACCCGTCTCACTCCCTTGCACTACATAGACTACGGCGCATCCATCCGCGTGATGACACTCGAAGACCTGCCGGTATTGCGGCAGTCTGGAAAGATGTTCTGCCGGAAAATAGTAAGCGGCACATCAGACAGATTAATGGAAGCCATAGAGCAGACAAGAAGAGAATAA
- the metG gene encoding methionine--tRNA ligase, which yields MEKKFKRTTVTSALPYANGPVHIGHLAGVYVPADIYVRYLRLKKEDVIFIGGSDEHGVPITIRAKKEGITPQDVVDRYHTLIKKSFEEFGVSFDVYSRTTSKTHHDTASDFFRKLYDKGEFIEKTSMQYYDEEAKTFLADRYITGECPHCHAEGAYGDQCEKCGTSLSPTDLINPKSAISGSQPVMRETKHWYLPLDKHEEWLRQWILEDHKEWRPNVYGQCKSWLDMGLQPRAVSRDLDWGIPVPVEGAEGKVLYVWFDAPIGYISNTKELLPDTWEKWWKDPETRLVHFIGKDNIVFHCIVFPAMLKAEGSYILPDNVPSNEFLNLEGDKISTSRNWAVWLHEYLVDFPGKQDVLRYVLTANAPETKDNDFTWKDFQARNNNELVAVYGNFVNRALQLTKKYFDSVVPAAGELNDYDRETLKEFADVKAEVEKLLDVFKFRDAQKEAMNLARIGNKYLADTEPWKLAKTDMERVATILHISLQLVANLAIAFEPFLPFSSEKLRKMLNMDSFDWAELGHTDLLPAGHQLGTPELLFEKIEDDVIQAQVDKLLATKKANEAATYKANPIKPTIAFEDFEKLDIRVGTVLECEAVPKMKKLLKFKIADGLENRTIVSGIAQHYKPEELVGKQVLFIANLAPRQFKNGLVSEGMILSAENYDGSLAVTSLLKEVKPGSEVK from the coding sequence ATGGAAAAGAAATTCAAACGTACCACCGTGACCTCGGCATTGCCGTATGCCAACGGCCCGGTTCATATCGGACACCTGGCAGGCGTTTATGTTCCTGCCGACATTTATGTCCGCTACCTGCGACTGAAAAAGGAAGATGTAATCTTCATCGGCGGCTCCGACGAACACGGAGTGCCCATCACCATCCGCGCCAAGAAGGAAGGCATCACCCCGCAAGACGTGGTGGACCGCTATCATACGCTTATAAAGAAGTCTTTCGAAGAGTTCGGCGTTTCCTTCGACGTGTACAGCCGTACTACTTCAAAGACGCATCACGACACGGCTTCCGACTTCTTCCGCAAGCTGTACGATAAGGGAGAATTCATCGAAAAGACCAGCATGCAGTATTACGACGAAGAAGCTAAGACCTTCCTTGCCGACCGCTACATCACCGGCGAGTGCCCCCACTGCCATGCCGAAGGCGCTTACGGCGACCAATGCGAGAAGTGCGGCACCAGCCTCAGCCCCACGGACCTGATTAATCCGAAGAGTGCCATCAGCGGCAGCCAGCCCGTGATGCGTGAGACGAAGCACTGGTATCTGCCGCTGGACAAACACGAGGAATGGCTTCGCCAATGGATTCTGGAAGACCATAAGGAGTGGCGTCCCAATGTTTATGGCCAATGCAAGAGCTGGCTCGACATGGGCTTGCAGCCGCGTGCCGTGAGCCGCGACCTGGATTGGGGTATTCCCGTTCCCGTAGAGGGTGCCGAGGGCAAAGTGCTCTATGTATGGTTCGACGCCCCTATCGGCTACATCAGCAACACCAAAGAGTTGCTGCCCGACACATGGGAGAAATGGTGGAAAGACCCCGAAACGCGTCTGGTACACTTCATCGGAAAAGACAATATCGTGTTCCACTGCATCGTGTTCCCCGCCATGCTGAAGGCAGAGGGTAGCTACATCCTGCCGGACAACGTGCCGAGCAACGAGTTCCTGAACCTGGAGGGCGACAAGATTTCCACTTCACGCAACTGGGCGGTATGGCTGCACGAGTATCTCGTTGACTTCCCCGGCAAGCAGGATGTGCTGCGCTACGTGCTGACCGCCAACGCACCGGAGACAAAAGACAACGACTTCACCTGGAAGGACTTCCAGGCACGTAATAACAACGAGCTGGTTGCCGTTTATGGCAACTTCGTGAACCGCGCCCTGCAACTCACCAAGAAGTACTTCGACAGCGTAGTGCCCGCCGCAGGCGAACTGAACGACTACGACCGCGAGACGCTGAAAGAATTTGCCGACGTCAAGGCAGAAGTGGAGAAGTTGCTGGATGTATTCAAATTCCGCGACGCACAGAAGGAAGCGATGAACCTTGCCCGCATCGGAAACAAATACCTTGCCGACACCGAGCCGTGGAAGCTTGCCAAGACGGACATGGAGCGCGTAGCCACCATCCTCCATATCTCCTTGCAGTTGGTCGCCAACCTTGCCATTGCTTTCGAACCGTTCCTGCCCTTCAGCAGCGAGAAGCTTCGCAAGATGCTGAACATGGACAGCTTTGACTGGGCAGAGCTGGGACACACCGACCTGTTGCCTGCCGGACATCAGCTGGGCACCCCCGAACTGCTGTTCGAAAAGATAGAAGACGACGTCATCCAGGCACAAGTAGACAAGCTGCTTGCCACCAAGAAGGCAAACGAAGCCGCCACCTACAAGGCAAACCCCATCAAGCCGACCATCGCCTTCGAAGACTTTGAAAAGCTGGATATCCGCGTAGGTACAGTGCTTGAATGCGAGGCAGTGCCCAAGATGAAGAAGCTGCTGAAGTTCAAGATTGCCGACGGGCTGGAAAACCGCACCATCGTCAGCGGCATTGCCCAGCACTACAAACCGGAAGAACTGGTAGGCAAGCAAGTGCTGTTCATCGCCAACCTCGCTCCACGCCAATTCAAGAACGGGCTGGTAAGTGAGGGAATGATTCTCTCTGCCGAGAATTATGACGGCTCGCTGGCGGTGACTTCACTGCTGAAAGAGGTGAAGCCGGGCAGCGAGGTGAAATAA
- a CDS encoding glycosyltransferase family 4 protein: protein MRVLLINTSERIGGAAIAASRLMESLKNHGIKAKLLVRDKQTDQISVVSLDHNWRMVWKFVWERIVIWSANRFNKKNIFAVDIANTGTDITSLPEFQQADVIHLHWINQGMLSLKNIEKILASGKPVVWTMHDMWPCTGICHHARECTHYQQECHNCPFIHGGRGKRDLSYRIFHKKQALYRNRHINFVTCSRWLEERARTSALFCGHAVTCIPNPINTNLFKPRNRQEARSRCLLPQDKKLMLFGSVKITDKRKGIDYLIESCRLLADKHPELREQLGVVVFGNQSQQLENLLPFKVYPLNFVSNEHQLVNIYNAVDIFVTPSLEENLPNTIMEAMACGIPCVGFNVGGIPEMIDHLHNGYVAQYKSSEDFANGIYWTLTEPDYPSLSEQACRKAISHYSENVVAKKYIDLYNKVTGRNA, encoded by the coding sequence ATGAGAGTACTACTTATCAATACATCCGAACGCATCGGCGGCGCAGCCATCGCCGCCAGCCGTCTGATGGAATCACTCAAGAACCACGGCATCAAAGCCAAGCTGCTGGTGCGCGACAAGCAGACCGACCAAATCTCCGTTGTGTCACTGGACCATAACTGGCGCATGGTGTGGAAGTTCGTCTGGGAGCGCATTGTCATCTGGAGCGCCAACCGCTTCAACAAGAAGAACATCTTTGCCGTAGACATTGCCAACACGGGGACAGACATCACCTCACTGCCCGAATTCCAGCAAGCAGACGTCATCCATCTGCACTGGATAAACCAAGGGATGCTCTCGCTGAAGAACATCGAGAAGATTCTCGCCTCGGGCAAGCCCGTCGTCTGGACCATGCACGACATGTGGCCCTGCACTGGCATCTGTCACCATGCCCGCGAGTGCACCCACTACCAGCAGGAATGCCACAACTGCCCCTTCATCCACGGAGGCAGAGGCAAACGTGACCTTTCCTACCGCATCTTCCACAAAAAGCAGGCATTGTATCGCAACCGTCACATCAACTTCGTCACCTGCAGCCGCTGGCTGGAAGAACGTGCCCGGACAAGCGCCCTCTTCTGCGGACATGCCGTGACGTGCATCCCCAACCCCATCAACACCAACCTCTTCAAGCCCCGCAACCGACAGGAAGCCCGCAGCCGTTGCCTACTGCCGCAAGACAAAAAGCTCATGTTGTTCGGCTCGGTGAAGATTACGGACAAACGGAAAGGCATTGACTACTTGATAGAATCGTGCCGACTGCTGGCCGACAAGCATCCCGAACTCCGGGAACAGTTGGGTGTCGTCGTCTTCGGCAACCAATCGCAACAACTGGAAAACCTGCTTCCATTCAAAGTCTACCCGCTGAACTTCGTCAGCAACGAACACCAACTGGTGAACATCTACAATGCCGTGGACATCTTCGTGACCCCCTCGCTGGAAGAGAACCTGCCGAACACTATCATGGAAGCCATGGCATGCGGCATTCCCTGCGTCGGATTCAACGTGGGCGGCATCCCTGAGATGATAGACCATCTGCACAACGGCTACGTGGCACAATACAAATCCTCGGAAGACTTTGCCAACGGCATCTACTGGACGCTGACCGAACCCGACTACCCCAGCCTCTCGGAACAAGCCTGCCGGAAAGCCATCTCCCACTATTCGGAGAACGTCGTCGCCAAGAAATACATTGACCTTTACAACAAAGTGACCGGAAGAAATGCATAA
- a CDS encoding glycosyltransferase family 2 protein — protein MHNHPTPKFSIITVTYNAEAVLEDTIQSVISQTYHHVEYILVDGASKDGTLSIIDRYRDRITRIVSEPDKGLYDAMNKGIRLATGDYLCFLNAGDSFHEDDTLQQMVRSISGNELPDVLYGETELVDKEGHFIRMRRLAAPEVLTWRSFKQGMLVCHQAFFAKASLVEPYDLQYRFSADFDWCIRVMKKARALHNTHLTLIDYLEEGMTTQNRQASLRERFRIMARHYGLMSTVAHHAWFVLRAVIKK, from the coding sequence ATGCATAACCACCCCACCCCGAAATTCAGCATCATCACCGTGACCTACAATGCCGAAGCGGTACTGGAGGACACGATTCAAAGCGTTATCTCGCAAACCTACCACCACGTAGAATACATCCTTGTGGACGGTGCGTCCAAAGACGGCACGCTCTCCATTATCGACCGTTACCGCGACCGCATCACCCGCATCGTGAGCGAACCGGACAAGGGATTGTACGACGCCATGAACAAAGGCATCCGCCTTGCCACCGGCGATTACCTCTGCTTCCTCAATGCCGGCGACAGCTTCCACGAGGACGACACCTTGCAGCAGATGGTGCGTTCCATCTCCGGCAACGAACTACCCGACGTGCTGTACGGCGAAACGGAACTGGTGGACAAGGAAGGTCACTTCATCCGCATGCGCCGCCTCGCCGCCCCGGAAGTGCTTACTTGGCGAAGCTTCAAGCAGGGCATGCTGGTCTGCCATCAGGCCTTCTTTGCCAAAGCTTCCCTTGTAGAACCCTACGACCTGCAATACCGCTTCTCCGCCGACTTCGACTGGTGCATCCGGGTGATGAAGAAGGCAAGGGCGTTACACAACACCCATCTCACCCTCATCGACTATCTGGAAGAGGGAATGACCACCCAGAACCGGCAAGCATCCCTGCGCGAACGCTTCCGCATCATGGCGCGGCATTACGGGCTGATGAGTACCGTAGCCCATCATGCCTGGTTCGTATTACGGGCCGTGATAAAGAAATAG
- a CDS encoding PepSY-like domain-containing protein, producing MKLEKYFLLLALGVFAFALQSCDDDDNDGISVPAELSNALAKEHPNAQRIEWETKGAYYVADFHEDNFEKEAWFTKDGVWQMTETDLRCADLPAPVRSSYESSTYYNVWKVEDVDKLERKEMAVVYIIEVEKGNQEMDLYYSEDGILVKEVADAHNGGSPEDYLPSDISAAIKDFIAEKYPNARIVDIEKEKNGMTEVEIVHGSISKDVMFTAEGAWAYTIWDISKRHLEDVVKNAVTAAHPGYVIDDADFIETPDGSYFLVEMEQGEREIYVKVTAEGEILP from the coding sequence ATGAAACTGGAAAAGTACTTCTTATTATTGGCGTTAGGCGTGTTTGCCTTTGCCTTGCAAAGCTGTGATGATGACGACAACGACGGAATCTCCGTGCCCGCGGAACTGAGTAATGCGTTGGCCAAGGAGCATCCCAATGCCCAGCGTATAGAATGGGAAACAAAAGGTGCATATTATGTGGCTGATTTCCATGAGGACAATTTCGAAAAGGAGGCCTGGTTCACCAAAGACGGTGTATGGCAGATGACCGAAACCGACCTCCGTTGTGCAGACCTTCCCGCTCCGGTGAGAAGCTCTTACGAGAGTAGTACCTATTATAATGTATGGAAGGTGGAAGATGTAGACAAGCTGGAACGTAAGGAAATGGCTGTTGTCTACATCATCGAAGTGGAGAAAGGTAATCAGGAAATGGACCTCTATTATTCGGAGGACGGCATTCTGGTGAAGGAAGTGGCCGATGCGCACAACGGCGGTTCTCCCGAAGATTATCTCCCTTCTGATATTTCCGCTGCCATCAAAGATTTTATAGCAGAGAAATATCCCAATGCCCGCATTGTGGATATTGAAAAAGAAAAGAACGGTATGACGGAAGTCGAAATCGTGCACGGAAGTATCAGCAAGGATGTGATGTTCACCGCTGAGGGTGCATGGGCCTATACTATCTGGGATATCAGTAAGAGACATCTGGAGGATGTAGTGAAGAACGCCGTTACGGCTGCCCATCCCGGTTATGTCATTGATGATGCCGACTTTATTGAGACTCCCGATGGCAGTTACTTTTTGGTAGAGATGGAGCAAGGGGAAAGGGAAATCTACGTAAAGGTGACAGCGGAAGGTGAAATACTGCCATAG
- a CDS encoding bifunctional cytidylyltransferase/SDR family oxidoreductase, whose amino-acid sequence MKKNVAVILAGGVGSRLGLSTPKQFFKVAGKMVVEHTIDTFESNPHIHEIAIVSNPFYISDFESIIIKNGWKKVKKILKGGQERYHSSLSAIKAYEDTDVNLIFHDAVRPLVSQRILNDVIAALETYKAIDVAMPATDTIIQVNDRFIQEIPDRSKLMRGQTPQAFHLETIKHAYDIALQDPAFKVTDDCGVVVKYLPEVPVYVVNGEESNMKLTYKEDTYLLDKFFQLRKSELNTLPIDQENNLKNRVAVVFGGSYGIGADVAQLLKEKGANVFCYSRSMNGTDVGNKEQVSKALQEVYRQCGRIDYIINTAGLLNKEPLMSCDYQTICNAVNTNYMGTVNVALEAFPYLKESKGKLVFFTSSSYTRGRAFYSIYSSTKAAIVNFVQAIAQEWEPFGISVNCINPERTKTPMRVHNFGIEPDNTLLTSEQVAITTIQSLLSEFTGQVIDVKREEV is encoded by the coding sequence ATGAAAAAGAATGTAGCAGTCATATTGGCAGGAGGAGTCGGTAGCCGTCTGGGATTGTCCACTCCCAAGCAATTCTTCAAGGTAGCGGGAAAAATGGTCGTGGAGCACACCATCGATACTTTCGAAAGCAATCCACATATTCACGAGATAGCTATCGTATCCAATCCTTTCTATATCTCCGATTTCGAATCTATCATCATCAAGAACGGATGGAAGAAGGTCAAGAAGATATTGAAAGGCGGACAAGAACGGTATCATTCCAGCCTATCCGCCATCAAAGCCTACGAAGACACTGACGTCAATCTGATATTCCACGATGCCGTACGTCCGTTAGTGAGCCAGCGGATTCTGAATGACGTTATTGCCGCATTGGAAACCTACAAAGCTATTGATGTGGCAATGCCCGCCACGGATACCATTATACAAGTCAATGACAGATTCATTCAGGAAATCCCAGACCGCAGCAAACTGATGCGAGGACAGACTCCGCAAGCATTCCATCTGGAAACCATCAAGCATGCCTATGACATTGCCTTGCAAGACCCGGCCTTTAAAGTGACCGACGACTGCGGCGTAGTAGTGAAATACCTTCCGGAAGTACCGGTTTATGTAGTGAACGGCGAAGAAAGCAACATGAAGCTGACCTATAAGGAAGACACCTATCTGCTGGACAAATTCTTCCAGCTGCGCAAAAGTGAACTGAACACCTTGCCCATCGACCAGGAAAACAACCTGAAGAACCGGGTTGCAGTCGTATTCGGCGGTAGTTACGGCATCGGCGCAGACGTGGCTCAGCTACTCAAAGAGAAAGGAGCCAACGTATTCTGCTATTCGCGCAGCATGAACGGAACGGATGTAGGCAACAAAGAGCAGGTGAGCAAAGCCTTGCAGGAAGTGTACCGCCAATGTGGACGGATAGACTACATTATCAATACTGCCGGACTGCTGAATAAAGAACCTCTGATGAGTTGCGACTATCAGACCATCTGCAACGCTGTGAACACCAACTATATGGGTACTGTCAACGTGGCACTTGAAGCCTTCCCCTATCTGAAGGAGAGCAAAGGTAAACTCGTATTCTTCACTTCCAGTTCCTACACTCGGGGGCGTGCCTTTTACAGCATCTATTCATCGACCAAAGCCGCCATCGTGAACTTTGTGCAAGCCATAGCACAAGAATGGGAACCGTTCGGCATCAGCGTGAACTGCATCAATCCGGAACGTACCAAGACACCGATGCGTGTCCATAACTTCGGCATCGAACCGGATAACACCTTGCTGACCTCCGAGCAAGTAGCCATTACCACCATACAGTCACTGCTTTCCGAATTCACCGGACAAGTCATCGACGTAAAAAGAGAAGAAGTATGA